The Tolypothrix sp. PCC 7712 region TTGCACCAATTGCCGCTATCTTGGGATCGATAGTACTATCTTTACCACCTGTGCGTCCACCTGGTAGGGGTTCACCGTTACCATTGATGAGGTAATCAGCAAGCAATCTCAGGTGGAAATCAACCACCTCTTGTACTGCGGAAACATCACCATCTATAGCTAAAGCTTGAACGCCAGAATTTTTCAAAATATCTGCGATCGCATTTTCTCGATTATCGCTCAATCTTTCCGCCGCTTCTGCACGAAACTCTATAGCTTCGCTTTCTGCTGGATCTAAGGGTAAAGGATTCCCAATCGGTTCTACACCCCATCTGCGGCGTAAAAGTAAATTGTTGGTGATATTATCCGATTTCACCCGATGATAAGCTGGGCGTTGATTGAGTGCGTCAAACCAAGCGTTGATTCGGGGGTAACGGGGATTACCTTTGATATGATACTGTCGATAAACTGGTAAATTAGCCGCCAAGCGATCGAGATGGGGACTGTAGAGGATATCTACCAAGCTAAAGCTGCTGAGAAAATAGGGGCCGGGATATTTAGCTAAAGTTTGTTCAAGTTCATCTAATTTAGCTTCAAATTCTGTTTGTAACTTAACTAATTCATCAGCATCTGTAACTTTTTCTCTGAGGAATTTGTAAGCAATATCTCTAAAACCGTTAGTTTCTGATTCCTCTACCCATTGTCTAGCAACAGCATTTTCTTCTGAATCTTCTGGAAGTAAGGCTGGTGTAGGAAATCGTGCTTCTAAAGCTAAGAGAATATCTTTAGATTCATACACTAACTTGCCTTCAATTTTTGCACCAGGTACAAGGGTAGTCGGTACTAAATCAGTGTACCATTTTGGCTTATTACTTAAATCGATAAACTCTGTCTCAAAAGGAATTTCTTTTTCTTCTAAAGCAAACCAAACTCTCTCACAAAAAGGACACCAAGAATTAGTATCTCGATATAACAAAACAGGTGCTTGAGTGTCTGGGGGAAGTTTATGCAAACTGCTGGGTATAGGTGCAGTAGATGGAGACTGTCCTGGTCTCTTTACCCGGCGCGCTGGGGTATTTTTTCGAGCAGTTTCTAACAGTTGTTCCCAATTAGATACAGCGTCTTGAATAGCCATTTTTGACACCTATTTAAAAATATGTCGGACGACCTCGAAACTTAGAGCAATCCTATTGGATTGGGAAAGGGGGAAAGGTGAAGGGGTAAAGGGATTAAAAATTCGTAATTACGTAATAAATGGTGATTTCAACTGAGGACTCTAACCCTCAATTTAATTACGTAGCGCTTTGCGCTTCCCGTAGGGTATTACGAATTACGAATTACGAATTATCTAGCTTTATGGGGAACGCCAGAAAATACAAATAATTGTTGCTCTTTCGGTGCAGGTAAATTTTCACCAACATAACGATTAATACCTACTCCCATATCTCCAGTGGCGGTGAGTTTAAACTTAACTTCTTCAAATTGAGATGCTTGTAAAACTTTCCGCACAGTATCAGAGTAAGCAGTACCGTTAGAATGTCCGCGAGTCCAGAGAACAAAAGCACCTTTTTTACTGAGAAAACTCAAGTTATCTAGCAAGCGTTTAAGTTCAGCTTCATCAGCTAAATTACCAAACACACCACAGACAATCACAATATCTGCGGGTACTGCGCCTACATAATTAGCGGAGATAGTTGCATCACCGTTGATAAATTCTATTTGCTTGGCTAAACCCAATGATTCTATAGTTGCTTTTCCACGTTCAACTAAATTGGGGTTTAACTCTACCAGTCTTGCATAGACATCTTGGGCGCGGGGGTGATTTGCTAAGGTTCCAAGTAAATCTCTACCATCACCAGCGCAAACACTCACTACACGGATTCTTCCGGCTGGTGATGCATCTAAGCTGTAGGTGATGTATTCCCGCACGATTTCTAGGCGTTGTTGTAATTTTGCTTCCGTATTATAGAGATCGTGCCATTCAAACCAATCTTTTGGCATAAGGGGTGATTCCCATTCCTTGCAAACTGTGGCTTTGCAGCGTACTTGTCACACTGCACAATAATTAACTACGGCAAATCTATCGATTAACAGTATTTTGCAATGAAGGCACAGTATCATAGAAGTAGCTGCAAAATCAAGTCTGCTGACAATACTGTTCCGCGAGCGTATTTATCTTAGTCAGGAGACTTAGTAAGAAAATCTGTTAAGAAATCGTTTCTAAATAAAAGCTGTGAATCAATTGTAGTCTTGTATTGAGTTAACCATTACTGTTCACCCTCCTTGCGAAGCACTGGCTAAGTAAAAAAATGCGATCGCTTTTTTAGGGGCGATCTCGTGGGGGGAGTAGAAAACCGAAGGTTTTAAATAATACTTATGCGTTACGGCGGACGCTTAAGGAAGCATGGCGGTTAGGTTTCTTTACCTTACCTTAATTTCATCTACAAAATATTCTGCTTCCGCAAAATCACTAGTTCGTGGTTACAGCTTTGTAATACACTGATTCTTGTTTTTAAAATTTCTTGCCACATGTTTATTGCACAATAATTTTTGATAGGTTTGTAATAAAACTCATCATCTTCTATTCTGAGAACAACAGCAAAAATACCACCTGGCTTGAGAATCCGAATCAGTTCTTCAAAGCTTTCTAAAGGAACTTGATTGCGAGTAAAAACCCCAGTTGATACTAAAGCATCAAACGTATTATCAGCAAAAGAAAGAGTGCTACCCAACTCTTCCAGATGCAAAGCTTTGTATATATCTAGGTCTTTTAATATGTCTAAAGACTGTTGGCTAATATCAAGACCTTGGAGATTTTTTGAACCGTAAGAAATGAGTTCTCGACCTAATAAACCTGTACCACATCCAATGTCTAAAATTAAATCGTCTTTCTTTAAATACGATATTAAAGTGTAAGCAACATGGTTGAGTAAAATCGTCCAACCGTTATCGTAATGTTCCTGGTCATAAAATGATACCCAATTATCATATTTTCCTCTTACTTCTTCGATATTTTCAAAGTAGTCGGTTAATCCATTTGGATAATCTTGACGATTATCTTCTCTGAGGATTTTATAGATAACATCTTTGATAATATAGCCTATTAAATTGAGATCATTGAAATCAAAAGTTGATGGCAATCTGATATCGCAAGCCGAAGAAATAATCGATTCTGTTTTCTCTAGATTGGGTAATTCTGTAAATGAGTATTGCCAGTTTTTGTAATAGCGAGAATTATCGTCTCTTCCAAAAATTTGGATTGCAACACCCCTCTTGCTAGTTTGCTGAACAAATTCATCAACCTGTGCTGAAGTTAATCCCAAAAGATTAAACTGTAAACTGTCAGGTGCAGGCTTAACTTGTTCTAAAGGCAAGGGAATATAAATATTCCTGACAGAATTGAGAATTTCTACTAACCGATCATACTTTTGTCTGTTTTGAGATATTTTGGTTTCTAAAAATTTTATTTGAGGTCTTAAGACAGAAGCAGTTAGGTTACTCATTCTTAAACTAAAATTGGGAACATAAGGCTTCAGTTTTTCAAATATATTGTCATCCAATGGACGAGCAAGATGTTTCTTGTACAATTTTTCGTAAGAACCAGCCGCTAGAATACAATAAGCTGCCAATTCTTTGTTATTGGTGGCAATCAACCCACCTTCACCAGAGTTAAGTAATTTATAACTTTGGGTACTAAAGCAAGCAATTGCCCCATGATATCCTACTAATTTTCCATCCCATTCAGCACCTAAACTATGAGCGCAGTCTTCTATTAAATAAATTCCCGCTTGCTCGCAAATGTGTTTGATGGTGTCTAAATCTGATATATGTCCTCGCATATGGGACAAAACAAAAAACTTTGGTAAGGATTCAGGTCTAAAATTGAGGAACTAGAGAAGGGCGAGACTGAGAATTAATAGAGTCAGCAATTAGTGCTTGTACAAAAAAATCAATAACAGACAGACTTTGACGACGACAGGTTTGAACCACCGTCAACAAATTGGCAGTATGTTGAAACCGCTCCATCGAACGGGAACCACCACTAACTTTACGTTTTGTCACAGCCAAACGCAGCGATCGCTCGGCTTGATTGTTATCAGGAGGAACTTCAGGGTTGTCAAGGAAATACCACCATTGGGAGGCTTTATCGCGCAAGGAACGTAAAAGGTTTCCTGCTGTAGCTCCGGCTAAGTTAATCCAGTCATCAAGTGTTTGTTGCAATTTAGATTTGAATTGATTGACCCAATCGTTATAACTGGCGCAGTCAAGAGTCTCAAACCATTGGGCATAATTTCCAAAAGCTTCATCAATTAAATCCACAAATGCTTCACCAATAGCTTGGTTGTGAAGACCTGGAAGTTGAATTAGTTTTTTGAAGTGACGGCGTAGATGAGCCAAACATTTCTGCTGCTCAGGCACCGCATAGCCATTGTAAACACTAAAATCATCGCTGCTGATTACCCCTGTATATTTAGCCCCTAAAATGGCTTCTAGTTCTGCTCTGGAACGAGTGTCAGCAGCAGTAAACAGGCAAAACTCAGAATTGGCAACTACCCACAACCATTCTTTAACTCCCTTGACAGACCAAGGTGTTTCATCCACATGAATGTTAGGTTGTGTCTGTTTTACCCAATTACTTAACTCAGTAATGCTTGGTTGAATCGCTGTTTGAATTCGTTCATTTGTGGTGACTAAAGTTCCCAGCCCAATTTCAATTTGACCTAACTCCCACAACATTTCTTGCTGTTTTTCATAGGGCATATGTGCATAATTATTTGCCCATCCTAAAAATGCCTGTAAAGAAATCCCTAAATCCTGTCCTGGGATGATATCTTGTGACCAGGAGGCTGTTTGTATATTGCCACAGTACTCACACTGGCACGTATGGCGTTGATACTCAACTATTTCAATGGGACGCTCCACTAGTTGCGCTACAGACTGTTTTTCTACTTTTACTGCCACAGCCGCAAACGCTTTTTGACCACAACAGACACAATCACTTGGACGTAAGATTTCACAACGATCTACTCTACCAAAACCCTTACGGGTCTTACCTTGATGCCCTGGTTGCCCACCTGGCTTTCTTTTGGGATGATTTGATTCTTCTTGCGGTGCTGCTTTTTTGTTTTCACTCTTTTTGAGGATGTCCCCTGATGGCGGCTTAGATGAGGTTTTGCTGTCTAAATCTCTGCTGACTTTTAAACGTTCTATTTCTTGCTGTAGTTCTAATACTGTTTTCTGTAATTCACCTATTACCTTGCTCTGCTCAATGATTATCTCTACCAGTTCTTGTTTCGATAACTGGTTCAAGCTTTCCCGGTCTAAATCTTGAGGCAGGTTTTGGTTCATATCTGTGATACTCCTCCTCAAGCGATCCCTTTGTCAATACTCTGCCACCTGAATCCTTACATATAAAAACAGCCATGTCTTCCATTTTATTTAAGCTTATTAGAAATACAAATAACAAGAGAAAGCAAAACCTTTAGCTATTACCGAATTTGAAATTTTAAATGTTGAATTCAACCTAAAATCGACAATCTAAAATTGATTCCCCAGCATTCATGCATAGGGTTAATCTAAAATCCAAAATCCAAAATTGATTGACCCTTTTCCCTAAATCACCCGCTTAGATGTATTGTAAAAATACTAACCTTTTACAGGGGTGAACCCAGCATGAAACGAAATCGCAAGTCTCTGCTGTTAACCTTGAACTGGGTGTTACTGTCATTTGGCACATCAATATTAATTATTCTTACCCAGCCTACAGCACCCGTCCCTGCACAAGAACCTGCTGCAAATAGCCAACAACAGCTGAGGGAAATACTGCAACGTTCCACTCCCAATCCTACGGAAACGCCAAAGCCTGTAATCATACCACAACCTACACCCAGCCCCAGCCCAGAAGTTACAGAACCAAAAAAGCCAGATGCGGCGACAGAACCAGAACCAACTCCTGAAGAAATTGCGCGTCAGCAAAAATTTATCGAAGCAGACAAGCTTTATCAGGCAGGACAAATTGCAGAAGCTGAGAAAATTTACCGTGAGGTAAAAGAACCTTTTGCGAAAACTAGTCAACCTCAAGAACGTAAAGCAGCTATTACCGATCCAACGCAACTATCCCCAGCAGGTAAGGTATACTGGCGAGAAGCCGAGGCGGGGATAGCGAAGAAGCTAGAATCTCGGACTTTAATCCCACTACAACTATTAGTTGAGCAGTATCCGGAATTTATTCCCGGACATATCAAATTTGCAGAAGTTCTCAAACAATATAATCGCTCTCCACAAGCTTTAGATATTTTAGAACGGGGAGCTTCCCTTTATCCAGACCAACCAGAACTGATTAAAGCCAGAGTTACAGCACTTGCAGAAGCTCAAAAATGGATGGAAGCTTCTTTAGCAGCGCGTCAATTTGCCATTCTCAACCCTAAAGATCCCCAAGCACCAGAGTTTGCTAATTTAGCAGATGTGCATCTCAAGCGTTATAAATCTCATATTCAAGCAGAAATTAGAGGCAATGCGATCGCTAATATTCTCACGGGTGCATTAGGTTATGCTGTTAGCGGTAGTTTGCTGGGGCCGTTTTCGGCACTAGATTCCACGATTATGCTACTACGCGGTGAAGAATCTATAGGAGAATCGGTAGCCAAGCAAGCAAAACAAGAACTCAAACAAATTACCGATGAGACAGTAGTCGCCTACGTCAATGAAATTGGACAGAAACTCGCCAAAGTTGCAGGACGTAACGAATTTAAATACGAATTTTTTGTAGTCCCCCAAGAAGAACTCAACGCTTTTGCGCTGCCTGGTGGCAAAATCTTTATTAATGCAGGTGCGATCGCTAAAACAAACTCGGAAGCTGAATTAGCTGGGTTAATCGGTCATGAGTTATCCCATGTGGTGTTATCTCACGGCTTTCAATTAGTTACCCAAGGTAATCTCGTTGCTAATGTGACGCAGTATATTCCTTTAGGTGGCATCATTGGGCAACTTTCAGCCCTCAGTTACAGCCGCGACATGGAACGTCAAGCAGATAGCCTCGGTACACGTTTGATTGTCGCCACAGGTTATGCGGCTGATGGCTTACGTAATTTGATGGTGACACTAGAAAAACAACAGAAAAATGCTCCTCCTAGATGGTTATCTTCTCATCCTGGCGGTAGTGAGCGAGTCAGTTATCTAGAAGCTATGATTACCAATAGCAAATACAACCGCTACGCCTATGAAGGTGTAGAAAGACACGCACAAATTCAAGCCAAAGTCAAGCAGCTTCTCAAAGAGAAAAAATCACAAGAAGAAAAAAAGCAGCGTTCTTAATGAACCAAAAACAAAATTTTTCGTCACGGAAAGTATCAATATCCCTACAGATTTTCCCTAGAGGATGATTTATGTCATCGCACGCTTTGAAATTCCTGCTTTTAAGTGGTTTAGGTTTATCCTGTTTCTTGGGTAATTCGGTAGCATTTGCCCAAGTTAACGATAGTGTTGTTGTACCCACAGAACCATCGGGTACATCCACAACCACAACTACACCGATACCAACAGGTACAGCAACTAACACTACAACTTATCCTACCGCTGAGGGTACGAGGTTTAGTTGTCAAACATACAACGGTCAATATACCGTGATGTATCAGCCGGAAAGTCAACCAGGTCAATACTTTGCTTGGGCTGCACCTCAGAATTTAGGTGGTGGTTGGGATGTAAACAGACGCTGTCAAACAATTTCCCAACGCTTAGAATCCTATCGTCCAGATGGCTTACAAGAACTCCAAGTTGCTCGGTTAAATAACGAGAACATTGTTTGTGTAACCACTGAGGCTGATCCTAGCTGTCGGATTGTCCTCACAGTACCCCGCGATAAAGACCCCTATACTGTCCGCAATAGCATCTTCCAAAACCTTACCACTGCGGATAGCGGTCAACAAACCATTGCTGTTAACACCTACCGCAACAATCAAAATATATTAGGTGATTTATATAACTTAGGTCGTACAGGAATAGGTGGTAATCGCGCTTCTGCATCTAAAAGTGGTATTAATCTCAAACCTTTCCTCGATCGCAAAGATGGTGGTAATGGTAGCGGGTTAAAAAATGGTGTCGCCTTACGTAACCGTTCCAACACCCAAACCACTGTCCGCCCACAACCAAATGGCGTTCGCCTCGACCCCAATAGATTCCGTCGTTAATTACCGAATTTCAATTTCGTGATTCTCCTTATTCCCCAATCCTTTGAAATTGGGAAATAAGGAAAATCAACTAACGACTAATGACTGTTGAGTACAGACGCGATTAATCGCGTCTCTTTGATTTTTGACGACTCTAGAACCCAATACGCTTGGGTTAAGCTCATTAGTGATTGATTTGTCACTTAATTAAAAAGCCAGATCAATTGGGGGATTCTCCCCCAAACCCCCGATTGGGTGACGGTTGCGTCCCCCAAACCCCCTCCAAAATTATTGTTCTGTTTTTTTTGTTGAGTAACTAGTTTTTTGGTTTTGTGATCAATTAATTTTCTTAACCCAAGCGTATTGCTCTATAACCGTTAACCTATCAATCAATTTGAATTGAAGTTGGTCTACTTGCAGATGAGGTAGTACCAGTTAAGGGTTTGCGGAATTGGGCATAAATGCGATCGCGCCATTCAAAGAACGGTGCATAATCTGGATTATCTCCTAAACCAGGCAAACCTTTACCTTTAAGCTCTGCTGGTAAATCTAAATAAGGCCCTTCGGGAAATTTCAGTAAAATTGATAAACCAGCCACTGCCAGATCAGCTAAACTCGGTTCATCTCCAAGCAAATAAGGGCTATCTGCCAATAGCAGTGTCAGCGCTTCTAAGTCTTGCTTTAAATCTGCGATCGCAGATTTAATTACATCTGGACTATAACCAACTCCCACACCTAAAACCGTTAAGAAATCACGCGGTACTCCCTCAATTAGATTTTTGAGAATATCTGGTGTAGAAGTGGGTAACAAGGATTTACGAAAATTTTGGTCTTGACTAATAGCAGCAAATAGTGCTTTCCGCCCTTTGATACCTATCGATTCATCTGCCCATTCTTCTATTAATAAACATGCACCTCTTTTCTTGGGATCTTTCGGTATCAATGGGCGTTCTGGATACTCTAAGTCTAAATATTTAGCTATTTCTGTTGAATCAGCAATATATCTGCTTCCATCCTTTAAAACTGGTACTTGTCTTTGACCAGTCAGGCGAAACAGTTCTACCTGACCAATTCCTGGTGTAACCTCTATTTTGCGATAATTTAGCTCTTTATAATCTAAAATCAATCGCACTTTTTCTGAGTATTGGGATAGTTCCCATTGGTATAATTCCAGCATTTGAATACCCTATAACTAGTGAATTGAGAAATTGTACTAATTGTATCTTTAGTTGCTGTAATCGTTTTGGTAATTCAATTTTTACTTACGAAGTTCATTGCCAACAAAATTAAATTTTCAGATATTTTTTAGCAAATCTATAAGCTTATCAAAAAAATCTTTCTTTATGGATGCAATTATCAAATAATTAAATTGCTTACCTACTCACGTATAAATTAACTTAACATCTTATTCCTGAGTTTGCACTGATTATTTTAATTTCTCATACTTTAAAATCACTGAAAATCTTTCGTATAAAAAATCACTTTATATTTTACTATAAGTATTGTTTGAATTCCTGCCTTTAGTCAGCTAAACATAAAAATCGTTCTTCTCCAATCCCCAACTCCTAGCCCAGCACGCCAAATTATGTACCTCTGGTTGATAATCCTGCGGGGAAGTGGGGTTATTTTCTCAAAGATTAACTTCTAAGTATGTTGACAAAGTAAAAATAAAATATTCCAGAATTTTTCGCAACTGTTCGCCCAAAACCAGGAACAGATTCAAACTCAGAATTCCTTTTGTTATCTGGCTTTTCTAATTTTGAATTGAAAAATTAGAATATGTATTACCTCTTGCATTGAAATAGGAAACTCTGGAAATAAGCGAGCAAATTTTTTAGCTAGTTTAATCTTACTAAAGATAAAGTATAAAATGTAACAACACTTTGAATAATGATGATTTAAGTTGATAACTAGAGTTGCAAGATTTTTATCTAAAAAATTTATCTCACGACCCACTAGCACCTTTTGGATACTGGCATTGTCAAATGAGTAACTTAATCATCGCACTCAGCAATATTCACTCAGGCAAATAAATTAATTCACTTCATGCACATTATTTGAGCCTGCAAGATAGCTGGAAATTATTACCACAACTATTGTTCACTAATTATGACGTTCTCATGGAATGTGATATTAGATATGTTTGGAAAAAATTTCTTACGTCTTAGATGAGATTTTGTGCGTAGCAAAATGTTATAAGTCTTTATGTAACCTGTGCAAAATAAAAACAAACAAAATTTATGAAGGTCAATTACAGCCAATTGCTAACTAATCTTGCTGGTATAGTAGGAATAGCTGGATGCAGCCTTGTGATTACATTACCTTCACAAGCAAAGGAAGCAACAAATCCTAACCCTAGCATTTTTAGCGAGGCTCCCTATAGCCGTAGTCAACGCATTGAGGCAAACAGTAACTATACACCTGCTCAGGCTACACAAGATACAGCAAAAGGCACAACTGCTAACAGAAATTTGGTAGCACAGAAAACCAAAAAAAGAGGACTCAATCCTAACCCCAGTATTTTCAACGAGCCTCCCTATAATCGCGGTGCTAGCAGTGCAAACACAAGCAGTGGAGAAACTGCACCAACCCCCACCACTCCTGCTGAAGCTGCACCCACTACACCTACAACCGAAGCACCTTCTGCAACACCTACAGCACCTGCAACAGAAACACCTTCTGCAACACCTTCAACACCTTCCAACACAGCTCCTACCCAAACTCAGCCAGCACCAAATTCTAGCAGTACCCAAAACAAGAACTTGGTAGCAATTGCAGAGTCTAATGGATCTTTTAAAACCTTGACTCAAGCGTTAAAAGCAGCTGGATTGACTGCAACTTTAGAAGGAAAAGATAATTTCACGATTTTTGCACCCACCGATGCGGCATTTTCTAAATTGCCTCAAGATGCAGTCCGGGATTTGTTAAAGCCTGAAAACAAAGAAGTTTTGATCAAAATATTAACTTACCATGTAGTACCCGGTAAGGTATTATCTAGCGATTTGAAATCAGGCGAAGTGAAAAGTGTAGAAGGCGGTGCTATCAACGTCAAAGTTGATCCAGCTACAGGTGTGAAAGTAAATGAGGCTACTGTAACTCAGGCCGATATTACAGGCTCTAATGGTGTGATTCATGCAATCGATCAAGTAATTTTGCCTCCGGATTTGTAATGCTGAAGTCGAAGTAAATTCAGAGCCTGCAACTATTTTTATGGGGTGGGTAATGTCTAGTTGCGTTAAGTTTATCTACCCATTCTCAAATAGAAATTAAGCTCATAAAAACCCCGTTAAACGGGGTTTTTATTTCAATTGAAGAAATACTAGTCCATAGCTTCTAATTTCTATAGATATCTGATTTGATTTCTAAAAAAATTTCATACCATTTTAAAAACACAAGGCGACAGTAGATATGGGCACGGCACCAGTAAGATAATTTGACATACCACAAGATTGTGGATGCCGTGCCCCTACAAAGAATTTATTTGTCGCAAATATTATTTGAATTGGTATCAGTACTTAACGCATGATAGGGCTACCGTGATGATGAATTAAATACCATTTACCACCTAGTAATTGAAATATATTTGTGGCGATTGACTGTGCTTCTAGTCTTTGACCCCGAAATACTTGGAGGATATTTTCTCTCAAAATCACATAAGCAATATTGTCAGTTACTTCAGTAGAGATGATATCTAAATTAACTTCTATATAAGCTGTATTTTTAAATATCTGCTCCCAAGAATATTTAACTTCCTTCCAGCCACGCAACGCATTGCGTCCTGGATGAATACAAGTACTACCTGTTCCTTGTGACCAGACTAAACTCATAGCTTCAATATCTTTTTTTTCAAAAGCTCGATAAAAAGCTGTGTTGACTGCTAAAATTTCATCAGATGTCATAAAAAATAGCTAATTAATTCAAAACTAAATGTAGGGTTTTCAACAATTCCTGTACTGTATAAGGTTTAGGTAAAAATGCTGCCTTGGGAACTGTTTGATTGATAGGTGATTTTTCGCGTGTATCTATGCCGCTGACAGCAATAATCGGTAATTTTGGATTCATTGTTTGTAATGTACGAATGGTAGTGGCTCCATCCATATTTGGCATCATCATATCAATAATTGCCGCTTTAATTTTATCTGGATTTTGGGCATAAAGTGCTATTGCTTCAATGCCATCACGAGCTGCAATAATTTGATAATTATGGCTTTCTAAAGATGTTGCTGTTACATCACGAATTGCCGCCTCATCATCTACAATTAAAATCCATTCTCCTCTGCCATGCTCAATTTTACTATCTTCTAATATCTGTGTTGCACTTGTATGTACGGCTGGTAAATATACTTGAAATTCTGTACCTTGATCTATGCAACTTGATACAGTAATAAAACCACCATGTCCTTTAATAATTCCCATCACAGTTGATAAACCTAAACCAGTTCCTTTACCAAATTCTTTGGTGGTAAAAAATGGTTCAAAAATTCTATCTAATACTTCGCTCGGAATACCACATCCTGTATCCGCAACTTTCAGAACTATGTAATACCCAACTTGAGCATCAAGATTCATTCTGGCATAGTTTTCATCAATGTAAATATTTGCTGCTGAAATAGTAATATTGCCACCACTGGGCATAGCATCACGAGCATTAAGGCATAAATTAATTAATACTTGATGTATTTGTGTACTATCACCATAAACAGGTGATAATTCAGCCGTTATTTCTGTAGAGAATGTAATTGATTTAGGAAAAGTTTCTTGGATAATTTCGTTGACTTCTAATAAAATATTTCGCAACTGGATAACTTGGCGATCGCCTTCAATTCCGCGTGCGAAAGATAGTACTTGCTTAACTAAGTTAGCACCACGTTTGACATTATTTTCCACTATCGAGAGCATTTGCGAACTTTGGCGATCGGGTAGTTTATTTTTGAGGAAATGTACCGACATCAAAATTGGTGACAAAACATTATTTAAATCATGAGCAATACCACTAGCAAGAGTGCCAATACTTTCCATACGTTGAGCGCGGAAAAATTGCTTTTCTAGTTGCTTTTTATGGGTAATATCGGTGTCAACAATTAAAATTGATTTGGGTTGAGAATGCTCGTCTAAGACTAGCATCCAGCAACTTTCCACAATAATTTCTCTGCCTGATTTGCTAGTTTTTTGTAATTCCCCTTGCCAAGAGCCTGTTGATAACACAGTTTGACAGATTTCTTGATATTGTAATAAAGGTTCATTATCAAACAGTTGACAAGCATTTTTACCAATAGCTTCCTCTGTCTGCCAACCGTA contains the following coding sequences:
- the tnpC gene encoding IS66 family transposase — its product is MNQNLPQDLDRESLNQLSKQELVEIIIEQSKVIGELQKTVLELQQEIERLKVSRDLDSKTSSKPPSGDILKKSENKKAAPQEESNHPKRKPGGQPGHQGKTRKGFGRVDRCEILRPSDCVCCGQKAFAAVAVKVEKQSVAQLVERPIEIVEYQRHTCQCEYCGNIQTASWSQDIIPGQDLGISLQAFLGWANNYAHMPYEKQQEMLWELGQIEIGLGTLVTTNERIQTAIQPSITELSNWVKQTQPNIHVDETPWSVKGVKEWLWVVANSEFCLFTAADTRSRAELEAILGAKYTGVISSDDFSVYNGYAVPEQQKCLAHLRRHFKKLIQLPGLHNQAIGEAFVDLIDEAFGNYAQWFETLDCASYNDWVNQFKSKLQQTLDDWINLAGATAGNLLRSLRDKASQWWYFLDNPEVPPDNNQAERSLRLAVTKRKVSGGSRSMERFQHTANLLTVVQTCRRQSLSVIDFFVQALIADSINSQSRPSLVPQF
- a CDS encoding glutathione S-transferase family protein; amino-acid sequence: MAIQDAVSNWEQLLETARKNTPARRVKRPGQSPSTAPIPSSLHKLPPDTQAPVLLYRDTNSWCPFCERVWFALEEKEIPFETEFIDLSNKPKWYTDLVPTTLVPGAKIEGKLVYESKDILLALEARFPTPALLPEDSEENAVARQWVEESETNGFRDIAYKFLREKVTDADELVKLQTEFEAKLDELEQTLAKYPGPYFLSSFSLVDILYSPHLDRLAANLPVYRQYHIKGNPRYPRINAWFDALNQRPAYHRVKSDNITNNLLLRRRWGVEPIGNPLPLDPAESEAIEFRAEAAERLSDNRENAIADILKNSGVQALAIDGDVSAVQEVVDFHLRLLADYLINGNGEPLPGGRTGGKDSTIDPKIAAIGAITLAYVRNRICAPRDMSAGAATAFRAAADKVLASLY
- a CDS encoding DegT/DnrJ/EryC1/StrS family aminotransferase, with protein sequence MRGHISDLDTIKHICEQAGIYLIEDCAHSLGAEWDGKLVGYHGAIACFSTQSYKLLNSGEGGLIATNNKELAAYCILAAGSYEKLYKKHLARPLDDNIFEKLKPYVPNFSLRMSNLTASVLRPQIKFLETKISQNRQKYDRLVEILNSVRNIYIPLPLEQVKPAPDSLQFNLLGLTSAQVDEFVQQTSKRGVAIQIFGRDDNSRYYKNWQYSFTELPNLEKTESIISSACDIRLPSTFDFNDLNLIGYIIKDVIYKILREDNRQDYPNGLTDYFENIEEVRGKYDNWVSFYDQEHYDNGWTILLNHVAYTLISYLKKDDLILDIGCGTGLLGRELISYGSKNLQGLDISQQSLDILKDLDIYKALHLEELGSTLSFADNTFDALVSTGVFTRNQVPLESFEELIRILKPGGIFAVVLRIEDDEFYYKPIKNYCAINMWQEILKTRISVLQSCNHELVILRKQNIL
- a CDS encoding M48 family metalloprotease, whose protein sequence is MKRNRKSLLLTLNWVLLSFGTSILIILTQPTAPVPAQEPAANSQQQLREILQRSTPNPTETPKPVIIPQPTPSPSPEVTEPKKPDAATEPEPTPEEIARQQKFIEADKLYQAGQIAEAEKIYREVKEPFAKTSQPQERKAAITDPTQLSPAGKVYWREAEAGIAKKLESRTLIPLQLLVEQYPEFIPGHIKFAEVLKQYNRSPQALDILERGASLYPDQPELIKARVTALAEAQKWMEASLAARQFAILNPKDPQAPEFANLADVHLKRYKSHIQAEIRGNAIANILTGALGYAVSGSLLGPFSALDSTIMLLRGEESIGESVAKQAKQELKQITDETVVAYVNEIGQKLAKVAGRNEFKYEFFVVPQEELNAFALPGGKIFINAGAIAKTNSEAELAGLIGHELSHVVLSHGFQLVTQGNLVANVTQYIPLGGIIGQLSALSYSRDMERQADSLGTRLIVATGYAADGLRNLMVTLEKQQKNAPPRWLSSHPGGSERVSYLEAMITNSKYNRYAYEGVERHAQIQAKVKQLLKEKKSQEEKKQRS
- a CDS encoding class I SAM-dependent methyltransferase family protein, which codes for MPKDWFEWHDLYNTEAKLQQRLEIVREYITYSLDASPAGRIRVVSVCAGDGRDLLGTLANHPRAQDVYARLVELNPNLVERGKATIESLGLAKQIEFINGDATISANYVGAVPADIVIVCGVFGNLADEAELKRLLDNLSFLSKKGAFVLWTRGHSNGTAYSDTVRKVLQASQFEEVKFKLTATGDMGVGINRYVGENLPAPKEQQLFVFSGVPHKAR